One genomic region from Eremothecium gossypii ATCC 10895 chromosome I, complete sequence encodes:
- the AME1 gene encoding Ame1p (Syntenic homolog of Saccharomyces cerevisiae YBR211C (AME1)) — MERRVKLLYRQRGSALRRVEQEVVIQDGAPAAATAAEESVEPPEEPADLPQLEAGDWAVGSPGDAAAWEPPEAVDEAPSAAGSPAAGGEAPGEAADEASRFAGLSATQLATSITSVATVEVLSEVVTALFSQQLAPQCAERFRRARTRAERLSYKLELRIFERLEAQVRADLRDIVDIHRSNNELCYQMKQILRLRHELTEELVAVRAQRAELDLAAARDSAQAQDLAALLRLNARLHGLRTAAARSL; from the coding sequence ATGGAGCGCCGCGTGAAGCTACTGTACCGGCAGCGGGGgagcgcgctgcggcgcgtGGAACAGGAAGTGGTGATCCAGGACGGtgcgccggccgcggccaCGGCAGCGGAAGAGTCCGTGGAACCACCGGAGGAGCCTGCAGATCTGCCGCAGCTGGAGGCCGGGGACTGGGCGGTTGGGTCGCCGGGCGACGCGGCTGCCTGGGAACCGCCGGAGGCGGTCGACGAGGCGCCCAGTGCCGCCGGGAGTCCTGCAGCTGGGGGCGAGGCGCCCGGCGAGGCGGCCGACGAGGCCAGCCGGTTTGCGGGGCTCTCGGCCACGCAGCTGGCGACGTCGATCACGTCCGTGGCGACCGTAGAAGTGCTGTCGGAGGTTGTGACGGCACTGTTTTCACAACAGCTGGCGCCGCAATGTGCCGAGCGCTTCCGACGCGCGCGCACGCGTGCGGAGCGGCTTTCGTACAAGCTGGAGTTGCGCATTTTCGAACGGCTCGAGGCACAGGTGCGCGCAGACCTGCGCGACATCGTGGATATCCACCGCTCCAACAACGAGCTGTGCTACCAGATGAAGCAGATCCTGCGGTTGCGACACGAGCTCACGGAGGAGCTTGTGGCcgtgcgcgcgcagcgcgcggagCTCGATCtagctgctgcgcgcgaCTCCGCGCAGGCCCAGGACCTGGCCGCGCTGCTGAGGCTCAACGCGCGCCTGCATGGCCTGCGcaccgcggccgcgcggtCGCTGTAG
- the NGR1 gene encoding Ngr1p (Syntenic homolog of Saccharomyces cerevisiae YBR212W (NGR1)) produces the protein MADTQIPEPPSTTVQTSSEPPRTLWMGDLDPSFDEATIQHVWLTVGHQVQVKLIRAKKNLLIPCSTSSTLSASHVDEERIQINGVSFIDPNTTQLHHAGYCFVQFANLQEAQAGLQLNATPLPNVVSPTTRNPTNPTGKRNFRLNWASGATLQSDIPATPEFSLFVGDLSPTATEAHLLSLFQTKFKSVKTVRVMTDPITGASRCFGFVRFADEKERRRALAEMNGVWCQGRQLRVAYATPRNNLLQQQQAHPAPPAPPSPPAPPAQTLPDSLGLLVGVPSLAQLDAASLGRAQQPLLLGAAGSLVGSNSLPLAAPRQLPADTANTTVFIGGLSNMISEGQLHALFMPFGNILSVKVPPGRGCGFVRFENRMDAEAAIQGMQGFIVGGNAIRLSWGRTHSHSGSSGSSGSSGSSGSLAIDHHPYHQHPQQQRLAWASQQLGDGVNLRFSGTGSMAAAATAATGLLQSAAPQQTAIHPSLLP, from the coding sequence ATGGCGGATACGCAGATCCCAGAGCCGCCGTCGACGACGGTGCAGACGTCCAGCGAGCCACCGCGCACGCTGTGGATGGGTGATCTGGACCCGTCGTTCGACGAGGCGACGATCCAGCACGTGTGGCTGACAGTGGGGCACCAGGTGCAGGTGAAGCTCATTCGGGCGAAAAAGAACCTGCTGATTCCATGCAGCACGAGCAGCACGCTGTCCGCGTCGCACGTGGACGAGGAGCGGATCCAGATAAACGGCGTCTCGTTCATCGACCCGAACACAACGCAGCTGCACCACGCGGGCTACTGCTTCGTGCAGTTCGCGAACTTGCAGGAGGCGCAGGCGGGCCTGCAGCTCAATGCGACGCCGCTGCCGAACGTGGTGAGCCCGACCACGCGCAACCCCACGAACCCGACCGGCAAGCGCAACTTCCGCCTCAACTGGGCCTCGGGCGCCACACTGCAGAGCGATATCCCGGCTACGCCGGAATTCTCACTGTTCGTGGGCGACCTGTCGCCCACCGCGACCGAGGCGCACCTGCTGTCGCTCTTCCAGACCAAGTTTAAGTCCGTCAAGACCGTGCGCGTGATGACCGACCCCATCACTGGCGCGTCGCGCTGCTTCGGCTTCGTGCGCTTCGCGGACGAGAAGgagcgccgccgcgccctcgCCGAGATGAACGGCGTGTGGTGCCAGGggcgccagctgcgcgTCGCCTACGCGACGCCGCGTAACAACCTCctgcaacagcagcaggcccaccccgcgccgcctgcgccgccgtctccgcccgcgccgcccgcgcagACCCTGCCTGACAGCCTTGGCCTGCTGGTCGGCGTGCCCAGCCTCGCGCAGCTCGACGCCGCCAGTCTCGGCCGCGCCCAGCAGCccctgctgctgggcgcCGCCGGCTCGCTCGTCGGGAGCAACTCGCTGCCGCttgcggcgccgcgccagctgccCGCCGACACCGCCAACACCACCGTCTTCATCGGCGGCCTCAGCAACATGATCTCCGAGGGTCAGCTGCACGCGCTGTTCATGCCCTTCGGCAATATCCTCAGCGTCAAGGTCCCGCCCGGCCGCGGCTGTGGCTTCGTGCGCTTCGAGAACCGCATGGACGCGGAGGCCGCCATCCAGGGCATGCAGGGGTTCATAGTCGGCGGTAACGCCATCCGCTTATCTTGGGGCCGTACCCACAGCCACAGCGGCTCCAGCGGCTCCAGCGGCTCCAGCGGCTCCAGCGGCTCGCTGGCCATCGACCACCACCCGTACCACCAGCacccgcagcagcagcgcttGGCATGGGCCTCACAGCAGCTCGGCGACGGCGTGAATCTCCGCTTTTCCGGCACAGGGTCCATGGCGGCCGCGGCAACCGCCGCTACCGGTCTCTTGCAGTCAGCCGCTCCACAGCAAACAGCTATCCACCCCTCGTTGCTGCCATAA
- the OLE1 gene encoding stearoyl-CoA 9-desaturase (Syntenic homolog of Saccharomyces cerevisiae YGL055W (OLE1)) — MEQVDLPNANKIAAGANKASVRVVNGLGALMGSKAMAAVDFEKDSMAEMLARDQREKEHYRHHKHISEQPWTLNNWHLHVNWVNIVLVVVVPIIGLYLALSGRVPPRFEVLALAIVYYSLGGLGITAGYHRLWAHRSYSARWPLRVMYALFGASSVEGSIKWWGHSHRIHHRYTDTPRDPYDARRGLWYSHMGWMLLQPNPRYRARADIEDLMNDWVVRLQHRHYVLIMAFMAFLLPAIICHFIFRDFWGGLVYAGILRVFAIQQATFCINSLAHYLGDQPFDDRRTPRDNWITALVTLGEGYHNFHHEFPTDYRNAIRWYQYDPTKVFIYCASLVGLAYDLKKFSQNAIQQGLIQQKQKKLDNARSRLNWGTPLSQLPVWDRSEFVRASRENSGLVVISGIVHDVSGYITEHPGGETLIQAALGKDATRAFNGGVYMHSNAAHNILATMRVAVVKEGQDAATRFAARRGEALEKKTA, encoded by the coding sequence ATGGAACAAGTGGATCTTCCGAACGCAAATAAGATCGCCGCGGGCGCCAACAAGGCGTCTGTTCGCGTGGTCAATGGGCTCGGCGCGCTAATGGGCTCTAAGGCGATGGCCGCCGTGGACTTCGAAAAAGATAGCATGGCAGAGATGTTGGCTCGCGACCAGCGGGAGAAGGAGCACTATCGCCACCACAAACACATCTCGGAGCAGCCATGGACTCTGAACAACTGGCATCTGCACGTTAACTGGGTGAACATAGTGCTTGTGGTGGTGGTCCCTATAATAGGCCTTTACCTCGCACTCTCAGGGCGCGTGCCGCCACGCTTCGAGGTGCTCGCGCTGGCCATCGTATACTACTCCCTCGGCGGGCTGGGGATCACGGCCGGCTACCATAGACTCTGGGCGCACCGGTCGTAcagcgcgcgctggccgcTACGTGTGATGTACGCTCTGTTCGGCGCGTCGTCGGTGGAGGGCTCGATCAAGTGGTGGGGCCACTCGCACCGCATACATCACCGCTACACAGACACGCCGCGCGACCCCTACGATGCCCGCCGTGGGCTGTGGTACTCGCACATGGGCTGGATGCTGCTGCAACCTAACCCGCGCTACCGCGCACGCGCCGACATCGAGGACCTCATGAATGACTGGGTCGTGCGCCTGCAGCACCGCCACTACGTTCTGATCATGGCTTTCATGGCCTTCCTTCTGCCCGCCATAATTTGCCACTTCATCTTCCGCGACTTCTGGGGCGGCCTCGTGTATGCGGGCATTCTCCGTGTCTTTGCCATCCAGCAGGCCACCTTCTGCATCAACTCTCTGGCACACTACCTGGGCGACCAGCCGTTCGACGACCGCCGCACCCCACGTGACAACTGGATAACCGCCCTGGTCACCCTGGGCGAGGGCTACCACAACTTCCACCACGAGTTCCCAACAGACTACCGGAACGCCATCCGCTGGTACCAGTATGACCCCACCAAGGTGTTCATCTACTGTGCGTCGCTAGTCGGGCTGGCCTACGACCTGAAGAAGTTCTCGCAGAACGCCATCCAGCAGGGTCTGATCCAACAAaagcagaagaagctggACAACGCCCGCTCGCGCCTCAACTGGGGCACGCCGCTCTCCCAGCTGCCCGTGTGGGACCGCTCGGAGTTTGTGCGGGCGTCCCGCGAGAATTCCGGCCTTGTCGTCATCTCCGGGATCGTCCACGACGTCAGCGGCTACATCACCGAGCACCCGGGCGGCGAGACCCTGATCCAGGCCGCGCTCGGCAAGGACGCCACCCGCGCGTTCAACGGCGGTGTCTACATGCACTCCAACGCGGCCCACAACATCCTGGCCACCATGCGCGTGGCGGTCGTCAAGGAGGGCCAGGATGCAGCCACTCGCTTTGCTGCGCGCCGGGGCGAGGCACTCGAGAAAAAGACGGCGTAG
- the ULS1 gene encoding translocase ULS1 (Syntenic homolog of Saccharomyces cerevisiae YOR191W (ULS1)), with protein MASQVPVVDLTSDEAEDNGRNGQQDPPGALRRLYEDFGDGKERNEMGREEPGANEATRRLASLNRAASSAMRSGAASPTGMGLYNPKPADVRLPWRSPGVDMAEPEHKPSAWAPAGGVKRRRLSVAPGAPAVRCAEAGSNDGQDYDEDFSGLESSPETPDPEILVDTEEDPLLRRVLDDRGEVRLYRAQSVPSTQGSNDTPILLLSSDDEAGRPSGEREPNSASAKAAQSSWKMTTMKSSSDREIEYPSQDALLQHLARREQDYYDKLVQLKTTKQILQSKISRRETQIRAKGDSNEKLIDANRNTQGKLTNAEALLRRTELDYAAFQRQKREALLRMQLSMVDQKADKVRYQQTKMALLRVQLDNAPHTFGDEAELKNELRRIRSELSSLSVSEETHADRSEASHGIFKRTCMKALELLEASDRSQENRQAVQRLIKEVLRLEEHFLSKSLSAGERERGSKISQELQRQGIRMPFVYNRLQSICDTPESVVANINENLGAAEFISALNSALSSGNTMTEKSQTANSAAFFYTISKVRSILASSNRSPELKTDINNNLLAIEAYQQLVFCGLTPDDERKSAVLKAIRMLYKQGVKMPLVYQVLEEQGLNWRYDPTGALKNISDARDLIAQNTKRSAETKQKIYNLLDEVEKTIKETMQNVTPTIYKTTNISLNLTALKNLGVKMPVVDRTVAAYLKRMKKSSQQPQKSVKVESETSTDSINGDEEMRYFQSIQQAVSTYSTALNRARLGYDRVRRILLALEALRAYRELFHRADAPLFWNQKVQDSLNTLMDINLQLPPVFRYLKQRGFHTGDNKYVNSDDIDKDGVIEPLMIQGDPEDADLKELGDLAAGNQLQMANIYTSRDHQSLNELLESLKQAETSIDGEELTPPDMTVNLLKHQRQGLYWLLKTESSKFKGGLLADDMGLGKTVQAIALMLANRSADSTCKTNLVVGPVAVLRVWHDEINTKVKKQAQFSVMIYGGFGGKKVENFKAMHNYDVVLVSYQTLAVEFKKHWPARLQGTSENGGQLPEVASIKAMNSMKLRNEYWSPFFSDDSNFYRIILDEAQNIKNKQTQAAKACCTLNGTYRWALSGTPIQNNILELYSLLRFLRIAPYNREQKFKEDIGNALLSRGGDFDSMDTKRALKKVRVLLRAIMLRRAKTSQINGQPILELPAKHIRKKEDILDGQDLEFYKSLEHETAIQARALLNERKASSSSNILTLLLRLRQACCHQELVKLGKAKAIGTRVVNGMDFIKDWLRLYNVAKRIGTEGKGTVSQSLENMICPFCMEQMEIESLSVLTPCGHLLCDACVEPYLEDARESEYARKGPKGTRSTFVPCLVCEKLINDHEIISYQLYHQAVVKGISTDELREEYENEMTKRRHKLKYDYQLNFENLHQSKKVQQCLGIIKTVLDNSTDEKLIVFSQFTTFFDILQFFIKKVLNVSYLRYDGTMNGNVRASVIERFYREKNERLLLISMKAGNSGLTLTCANHVILVDPFWNPYVEEQAMDRCYRISQQREVYIHRLLLKNTIEDRIVELQNRKRTLVENAMDPTELREVNRLGRQELGFLFGINSLPGRE; from the coding sequence TGGCGGAGCCAGAGCACAAGCCGTCCGCCTGGGCGCCAGCGGGCGGCGTCAAGCGGCGCCGGCTCAGCGTCGCCCCAGGCGCGCCTGCGGTCCGCTGTGCCGAGGCGGGCAGCAACGATGGCCAAGATTACGATGAAGATTTTAGCGGGCTTGAAAGTAGCCCAGAGACTCCTGATCCAGAAATCTTGGTCGACACAGAAGAGGACCCGCTCTTGCGGCGAGTGCTAGACGACCGCGGCGAGGTGCGGCTGTATCGCGCGCAGAGCGTGCCATCGACACAAGGCAGCAACGACACGCCGATATTATTACTGAGCAGTGATGACGAGGCTGGCAGGCCCAGTGGTGAACGCGAGCCCAATTCTGCGTCGGCCAAAGCTGCGCAGAGCTCATGGAAAATGACTACTATGAAGTCGTCCAGTGACCGGGAAATCGAGTACCCATCTCAAGATGCGCTCCTGCAGCATTTAGCGCGGCGAGAACAGGACTACTACGACAAACTAGTACAGCTGAAGACGACGAAACAGATTTTACAGAGTAAAATTAGCCGCAGAGAGACTCAGATTCGAGCCAAGGGGGATTCCAATGAAAAACTAATTGATGCCAACAGAAATACTCAGGGAAAATTGACCAACGCTGAAGCACTTCTGCGACGTACTGAGCTTGACTACGCTGCATTTCAGCGCCAAAAACGGGAAGCGCTACTCCGTATGCAACTCAGCATGGTCGACCAAAAAGCAGACAAGGTGAGGTACCAGCAGACGAAGATGGCACTCTTGCGTGTACAACTTGATAATGCACCGCATACGTTTGGCGATGAAGCGGAGCTGAAAAATGAGCTGAGACGTATAAGATCCGAGCTCAGCAGTCTTAGTGTTTCCGAGGAGACGCATGCTGACCGTAGTGAAGCATCACATGGGATCTTTAAGCGGACATGCATGAAGGCATTGGAGCTGCTAGAAGCGTCTGACAGGAGCCAAGAAAATAGGCAAGCCGTGCAGCGTTTGATTAAGGAAGTGCTCCGTTTAGAAGAGCATTTTCTCTCGAAGTCACTTTCTGCAggcgagcgcgagcgcgggTCTAAAATATCGCAGGAGTTGCAGCGGCAGGGTATTCGCATGCCTTTTGTATATAATCGCCTCCAGAGTATTTGTGATACCCCTGAATCTGTTGTAGCTAATATCAACGAAAACTTGGGCGCAGCTGAATTCATAAGTGCTTTGAATTCTGCGCTCAGTTCTGGAAACACAATGACAGAGAAGAGCCAAACAGCCAATTCGGCGGCATTTTTCTACACAATTTCGAAAGTGCGATCCATCCTTGCGTCCTCTAATAGATCACCGGAGCTTAAAACTGATATCAATAACAATCTTCTGGCTATAGAGGCATATCAGCAACTTGTATTTTGTGGACTTACACCCGATGATGAGCGTAAATCTGCTGTGCTGAAGGCTATTCGAATGCTTTACAAGCAGGGCGTGAAGATGCCTCTGGTTTATCAGGTCTTAGAAGAGCAAGGCCTCAATTGGAGGTATGATCCAACTGGTGCATTGAAGAACATCAGCGATGCCAGAGACCTGATCGCCCAAAACACAAAGCGCTCTGCTGAGACAAAGCAAAAGATCTACAATCTCCTCGATGAAGTTGAGAAGACGATAAAGGAAACAATGCAGAATGTTACCCCTACAATATACAAAACCACCAATATTAGTCTTAATTTAACTGCACTAAAAAATCTAGGAGTGAAGATGCCAGTTGTTGACAGGACTGTGGCAGCTTATTTGAAGCGCATGAAGAAGTCTTCTCAGCAGCCGCAGAAGAGTGTGAAGGTAGAATCTGAAACGAGCACAGACTCAATCAACGGTGATGAGGAAATGCGCTATTTCCAATCGATTCAGCAAGCAGTTTCAACGTACAGCACAGCTTTAAATCGAGCACGTCTGGGGTACGATAGAGTACGCAGGATACTTTTGGCCCTAGAGGCTTTAAGAGCGTATAGAGAATTGTTCCATCGTGCCGATGCTCCGCTATTCTGGAATCAGAAGGTACAGGACTCTTTGAATACCTTGATGGACATCAATCTGCAACTTCCTCCTGTGTTTAGGTATCTCAAACAACGTGGATTTCATACAGGGGATAACAAGTACGTTAATTCCGATGATATTGATAAGGATGGGGTTATAGAACCTTTGATGATACAAGGAGATCCAGAGGATGCTGATTTGAAGGAATTGGGGGACCTTGCTGCAGGAAATCAACTGCAAATGGCCAATATATACACGTCTAGGGACCATCAAAGTTTGAATGAGCTTCTAGAGAGCTTAAAACAAGCCGAAACCAGCATTGATGGCGAAGAGTTAACGCCACCAGATATGACTGTCAACTTATTAAAGCATCAGCGCCAGGGTCTATATTGGCTGCTGAAGACAGAAAGCTCCAAATTTAAAGGTGGACTACTTGCAGACGACATGGGTCTCGGAAAGACTGTACAGGCAATTGCATTGATGCTGGCAAACAGATCAGCCGACAGTACTTGCAAAACAAATTTGGTTGTAGGACCTGTTGCTGTGCTTAGAGTTTGGCATGATGAGATTAATACTAAAGTTAAGAAGCAAGCACAGTTCAGTGTCATGATATATGGTGGTTTTGGTGGGAAAAAGGTAGAGAATTTCAAAGCGATGCATAACTATGATGTAGTTCTGGTATCATACCAGACTCTTGCCGTTGAATTTAAAAAGCATTGGCCAGCGCGGCTACAGGGCACATCTGAAAATGGAGGCCAGCTGCCTGAAGTTGCCAGTATCAAGGCCATGAACTCGATGAAATTACGGAATGAATACTGGTCTCCCTTTTTTAGTGACGATTCAAACTTCTATCGCATAATACTGGATGAGGCTCAGAATATTAAAAATAAGCAAACACAGGCGGCGAAGGCATGCTGCACCTTGAATGGTACCTACAGATGGGCATTGTCTGGTACACCGATACAGAATAACATCTTGGAGCTCTACTCCCTGCTCCGATTTTTAAGAATTGCGCCTTATAATCGAGAGCAAAAGTTCAAAGAAGATATTGGGAATGCTTTGTTATCTAGAGGTGGTGATTTCGATAGTATGGACACGAAGCGAGCGCTTAAAAAAGTTCGGGTCCTCTTGCGAGCAATTATGCTTCGGAGGGCAAAGACCTCGCAGATCAATGGCCAGCCAATACTCGAATTACCTGCTAAACATATTCGGAAAAAAGAAGACATACTTGACGGTCAGGATTTGGAGTTTTACAAGTCTTTAGAACATGAAACTGCTATTCAAGCCAGAGCGTTGTTAAATGAAAGGAAGGCCAGTTCCTCATCAAATATTTTGACTTTGTTGCTGCGGTTGCGCCAAGCTTGCTGCCATCAAGAACTGGTTAAACTGGGCAAGGCAAAAGCAATTGGGACACGAGTAGTAAATGGAATGGATTTCATTAAGGATTGGCTCCGGCTATACAATGTGGCCAAACGAATTGGCACAGAGGGGAAGGGAACAGTCAGCCAGTCACTTGAGAATATGATTTGTCCATTTTGTATGGAACAAATGGAGATAGAATCTTTGTCAGTTCTTACTCCATGTGGGCATCTATTATGCGATGCCTGCGTAGAACCTTATCTTGAAGATGCAAGGGAAAGTGAATATGCCCGTAAAGGCCCAAAAGGAACGCGTTCGACTTTTGTGCCATGCTTGGTGTGCGAGAAGCTCATAAATGATCATGAGATAATATCTTATCAACTATATCATCAAGCTGTGGTTAAAGGAATTAGTACTGATGAATTGCGTGAGGAGTATGAAAATGAAATGACCAAAAGACGACACAAACTAAAGTACGACTATCAGTTGAACTTTGAAAACTTACACCAGTCAAAGAAGGTACAGCAGTGCCTCGGGATCATAAAGACTGTTTTGGACAACAGCACAGACGAAAAACTTATAGTGTTTTCTCAATTCACAACGTTTTTTGATATACTGCAGTTTTTTATTAAGAAGGTATTAAACGTCAGTTATTTACGGTACGACGGTACTATGAACGGTAATGTTAGAGCAAGCGTCATCGAAAGATTTTATAGGGAAAAAAACGAGCGGTTGCTTCTGATTTCAATGAAGGCAGGAAATTCTGGGCTGACACTGACCTGCGCAAACCATGTAATTCTCGTTGACCCATTTTGGAATCCTTATGTTGAGGAACAGGCTATGGATAGATGCTACCGGATTAGCCAACAACGAGAGGTGTACATTCACAGACTTCTACTCAAAAATACAATAGAAGATAGAATTGTAGAGCTCCAGAACAGGAAACGGACTCTGGTGGAGAATGCTATGGATCCCACTGAACTCAGAGAGGTTAATAGGCTAGGACGTCAAGAACTTGGGTTCTTGTTTGGGATCAACTCATTGCCCGGAAGGGAGTAA
- a CDS encoding cornichon family protein (Syntenic homolog of Saccharomyces cerevisiae YGL054C (ERV14) and YBR210W (ERV15)): MGAWLFVFAFVMNAVSMFLQVHFTIMYADLEADYVNPIELCSKVNRLITPEAGVHAFISLLFLLNGYWFVFLLNLPVLFYNAKKIYHKMQLLDATEIFRTLSKHKRESFLKLGFYLLLFFFYLYRMIMALIAEDN; the protein is encoded by the coding sequence ATGGGCGCGTGGCTATTTGTGTTTGCGTTCGTTATGAACGCAGTCAGCATGTTCCTGCAGGTGCACTTCACAATCATGTATGCGGATCTGGAGGCGGATTACGTCAACCCCATTGAGCTGTGCTCAAAGGTCAACCGGCTAATAACGCCCGAGGCGGGTGTGCATGCGTTCATCTCTCTGCTCTTCCTGCTGAACGGGTACTGGTTTGTGTTCTTGCTGAACCTGCCGGTGCTCTTCTACAACGCGAAGAAGATATACCACAAgatgcagctgctggacgcgACGGAGATCTTCCGCACGTTGTCGAAGCACAAGCGGGAGTCGTTCCTGAAGCTGGGCTTctacctgctgctgttctTTTTCTACCTGTACCGCATGATCATGGCGCTGATCGCGGAGGACAACTGA
- the MET8 gene encoding bifunctional precorrin-2 dehydrogenase/sirohydrochlorin ferrochelatase MET8 (Syntenic homolog of Saccharomyces cerevisiae YBR213W (MET8)), whose protein sequence is MLSLPLAHQMGGRHVLLVGCGAVGMTRVDKLVPTGCKLTVVAPEVDAGLAAYMPGGMEVAAGATWVNKGWEPGQVYRVARREFAAGDEGLEAFAFVLACVPAGGLGARVHALSHARGVQCNVADVPALCDFYFGSQCALGERGLQVLVSSNGAAPRLTALLRADIERRYAALDWDEMCGRLRALRERARALSTQAGLPAEEALRFRMDWMRQVTDAFGLEHCAAMDVERLAGLFGEMAAAAAAGRPRALPADLVSVYTESST, encoded by the coding sequence ATGCTGTCGCTACCACTGGCCCACCAGATGGGCGGGCGGCACGTGCTGCTAGTAGGATGCGGAGCGGTGGGCATGACGCGCGTGGACAAATTGGTGCCGACCGGCTGCAAGTTGACGGTGGTGGCGCCGGAGGTGGACGCGGGACTCGCCGCATACATGCCGGGCGGCATGGAGGTGGCGGCCGGCGCGACGTGGGTCAACAAGGGGTGGGAGCCGGGGCAGGTGTACCGGGTGGCGCGACGGGAGTTCGCGGCGGGCGACGAGGGGCTAGAGGCGTTTGCGTTTGTGCTGGCGTGCGTGCCGGCGGGGGGGCTGGGCGCGCGGGTGCACGCGCTGAGTcacgcgcgcggcgtgcaATGCAACGTGGCGGACGTGCCGGCGCTGTGCGACTTCTACTTTGGCAGTCAGTGCGCGCTGGGCGAGCGGGGCCTGCAGGTGCTGGTATCGTCCAACGGGGCGGCGCCGCGGTTGacggcgctgctgcgcgctgACATCGAGCGGCGGTACGCGGCGCTGGACTGGGACGAGATGTgcgggcggctgcgggcgctgcgcgagcgtGCCCGGGCGCTCAGCACGCAGGCCGGGCTGCCGGCAGAGGAGGCACTGCGCTTCCGCATGGACTGGATGCGGCAGGTGACGGACGCGTTCGGGCTGGAGCACTGCGCGGCCATGGACGTGGAGCGGCTGGCCGGGCTGTTCGGCGAGatggcggcggcggcggcggccgggcggccgcgcgcgctgccaGCGGACCTGGTGAGTGTGTATACAGAGTCGAGCACATAG
- a CDS encoding AAR148Cp (NOHBY115; No homolog in Saccharomyces cerevisiae; Syntenic homolog of Kluyveromyces lactis KLLA0C05456g), translated as MIVKHDKNHFNWHEEMLSPLPSLPSLEQDSDGDSDVDMELESPIAFQDCTDNIQLICTPYEGLKAARVHLDPATDSNLRRLSDTLQLECNSLKDQRLCVVHQVKLVKTTVQAIKLDFFWSDDEDLSPSMPVDGFNFYTVSIKLPRNDPLIWKHYLLKSQYNQMVEFLSPFEQRPRYESSYLMKSERLVDFVMQQVWLQDVREHNAQDESQLFELPQLYTCLYQEVQSRYN; from the coding sequence ATGATTGTCAAGCATGATAAAAACCATTTCAACTGGCATGAAGAGATGCTGAGCCCGCTCCCCTCGCTGCCGTCCTTGGAGCAAGACTCGGACGGCGACTCGGACGTTGACATGGAGCTAGAGAGCCCAATTGCGTTTCAAGACTGCACAGATAACATACAATTAATATGCACGCCCTACGAGGGGCTTAAGGCAGCGCGCGTGCACCTAGACCCTGCCACGGACTCGAATTTGCGGCGTCTATCGGACACGCTCCAGTTGGAGTGCAATTCGTTGAAGGACCAGCGGCTTTGTGTCGTGCACCAAGTCAAGCTCGTGAAGACGACGGTGCAAGCCATCAAACTCGACTTCTTCTGGTCGGACGACGAGGATCTTTCGCCCTCGATGCCGGTAGACGGCTTTAACTTTTACACAGTGTCCATCAAGCTTCCGCGGAACGACCCGTTGATTTGGAAACACTACCTTTTGAAGTCGCAGTACAACCAGATGGTGGAGTTCCTCTCGCCTTTTGAGCAGCGCCCGCGCTACGAGTCGAGCTACCTAATGAAGTCGGAGCGGCTCGTGGATTTCGTGATGCAGCAAGTTTGGTTGCAGGACGTGCGCGAACATAATGCCCAGGACGAGTCGCAGCTATTCGAATTGCCGCAACTATATACCTGCCTTTACCAAGAGGTACAGTCGAGGTACAACTAA